CACCAGTCAACATTAACAGAAATTTCTTGAATTCCATCTTTTATAGTATATAGCGGGAAACATCTACGTTACGGACTATCTCACCTAATTTCTCATCTACATACACCCTGGTGATCTTTGCTTTCTTGGCTGTTGCAGGCGCATTATACAGAAGGTCTTCAAGAAGTTTGGTCATGACAGTATGTAGACGGCGCGCGCCAATATTCTCCGTAGTCTCATTCACCTTACTGGCGATTTGTGCAATTGTATCGATAGCATCCTCCGAGAATTCCAATTCCACACCATCGCTTGCCAGCAGCGCAATATACTGCTTGATAAGTGAGTTCTCGGGTTCGACAAGAATGCGCCGGAAATCATCCTCAGACAGCGCCGAAAGCTCAACCCGTATGGGAAATCTTCCCTGCAATTCAGGTATCAAATCGGAAGGCTTCTTATTATGAAATGCTCCTGCAGCTATGAATAGTACATGGTTCGTCTTGATCATCCCATACTTGGTCATGACATTCGAACCCTCAACGATTGGCAGCAGATCTCGCTGTACCCCTTCCCTGGAAACATCCGGACCTGCAGTCGTGCCTCCACCAGCGATCTTGTCGATCTCGTCAACAAAGATGATCCCAGAGTTCTCGGCTCTTAGTCTGGCCTCGTTTATCACTTCATCCATATCGATCAACTTCTCTGCTTCTTCACTCTGCAGGTACTTGATCGCCTCACTGACCGGCATTTTCCTCTTCTTTTTCCGCTTCGGCAACCTGCTACCGAACGCCTCTTCAACAGCCATCCCCAGTTCCTCGATACCGCCCTGACCGAAAATCTCTATGATCGGAGCAAATCCCTGCCGTGAAACTTCTATTTCGACGACACGCTCGTCGAGCTTACCGGCATGCAACATCGCACGCATCTTTTCCCTCGTATCAAGGGTCTTTTCGGGCACAGTGACAACCTTATTTGGGTCGGGTCGCGGCAGCGGGGGTATCAGGATATCAAGAACCCTTTCCTCGGCATAGAGTTTTGCCTTATCCTGAACCGACTCCGTCTTCTCCTGCCGCACTATGTTAACTGATATTTCGACAAGATCGCGGACCATTGACTCAACATCACGACCCACATAGCCGACCTCCGTAAAACGCGATGCCTCGACCTTGATAAAAGGCGCGCGTGCCAGCCCGGCTAATCTGCGTGCTATCTCTGTCTTACCTACTCCGGTCGGACCTATGAGTATTATGTTGTTGGGATAAATCTCTTCTTTTATCTTCCCTTCTACTCGTTGACGCCGCCACCTATTTCTCAGGGCAATAGCCACCGCCTTTTTAGCTTCGGATTGACCGATGATGTAGTTGTCCAGTCGGGCGACTATTTCTTCGGGAGTAGGAAAGGCATCATATTTTACTGATATCATCGAAGCCCTTTCCTCCATCAAGGTTAATTATATTGAATATCGCAAAACTGTCAAGATTGGGACAGAGAAGAAATCACGGTGCGATTGTTGACAAATGATGAGATTTTGCATACAATTTTGACATGGAACGGGGATTAAGAAAACTATTACTGTTGCTGCTTTTACTGCAAATGCTCCATGCGATCGACCCAGACGGTGTTTTTCACGACCGCAGTGACCTTTTCTATGTCAATCCACAGGCTGGCGACATCCGACTCAGGGTAACCAGAGGCGCTGTAGAAAGAGTATCTCTTCTTATAGGAGCACAATCTGTTGAGATGAATCTAGCATATCAAGACAAAGAATTTGATTATTATGCGGTTCAGTTGAATGCGTTCGGTTCGACCCTGTCGTACAAGTTCCTCCTCAGAAGCGGCAGTGATTCACTGATGCTCCCGTCCGATGGTTCAATCCGTCCATCTCCAGACGCTTTGTTGACACCGAGTTGGGCCGCCGGAAAGATATACTATTCAATAAATGTAGATGGCTTTCACAATGGTGACCCGCGGAACGATCCCGGTGAGAAAGCCGATTGGGGTACGAAACCCACAGAATGGTCATCCTACGGTGGAGATCTGAAAGGCATCGTTCAGAGAATCGATTACATAAATTCCTTAGGGCCGGACATCATCCTGCTTTCACCTCTGTTCACGGCAGCATCAAATCATAAACTGAATCCTCGCGACTACGCAACCATAGACCCGGCATATGGTGATACAATTGATCTCAAGAACCTCATCGATGCGATTCACGGTATCGGGAAGAAGGTTATTCTTAGTATCGTCTTCACCCATACCGGTAATGACTTCCCTGCCTTCACTGACATCGTTACGAAGGGGAGTGCGTCACGATATGCGGATTGGTATAGAATTCAAACCATGCCGTCAGCTCCGGGTGGTATCAAATACCGTTCATGGCGCGCCGACCCACGCTTCCCATTGTTGAATTTGAGAAATCGACAGCTGCAAAGTTATCTCATTGGCTTCATTGATTATTGGACACATTTCGGATGCGATGGATTCTATATAGGCGAAACAGAGATCGACGAGGGCTTCGCGGGCAGGTTATATGCGCAGATAAAGGAAAAGCATCCCGACTTGTTGATCATATACGGTGATCCCCGCGCCGGGAGTGCGTACGTCGCGGACGGCCATTACGACCGTGGTCTTAGCCAAGTTCTGGTTGACTACTTTGTTAATGATACGATCACTACTGCCGAATTCGATAGCATCATACATCAAATGTTATTCTTCAATCCGACCCAAATTAACCGTAACAGCATCATTGGGATTGTTAGCTACACCAAACGGATCCGGGAAGTTGCTGACAATGCGCTACTCGAACTAATGTATGCTTTTGTCTTTACGTTTTGTGGTTCCCCGCTTATCCTCTACGGCGACGAATTCGGCATGAACGAATGCGCGCCCCTTAACTGGGGCAGTTTCCCCTGGAGTGCAGACCGTCAGGATCGTCACCTCTTTGGCAAAATACAGCATTTCATCAGAATGCGCAGGGAAAATATTGAGCTGAGTAGCCGAAATTTCTTCACTCTGTATATAGACGATGTGAGCAAGGTCTATGCCTATGATCGGGGCGGATTGATCGTTGTCTTGAATTGTGGTTCTGCGCAATCATTTGTTGAACTCCCGGCATGGGATGGAACATATGTAGAGTTGCCGGGTGGCGCCAAATTGACCGCATATTCCCAAACCCTCAAGCTCTCCGTCGAGCCAATGTCTTATCGCATACTGAAGCGTGAGATTTAGACTCTTCACGACATTTAGCCCAAAAGGTGACCAACCAGAAGCAATCAGCCAGCTGACCGATGGCATCAACAAAAACCGAAAATATCAGACCCTGCTGGGCGTAACCGGTTCGGGCAAGACTTTCACGATAGCCAATGTGATAGAACAAATCCAGAGGCCGACGCTGGTGATCTCTCATAACAAAACACTTGCGGCACAGCTTTATGGCGAGTTTAAATCTTTTTTCCCGGAAAATGCAGTCGAGTATTTCATATCTTATTATGACTACTATCAGCCAGAGGCATACGTTCCAGCGAGTGATATGTATATTGAGAAAGATGCTTCAATAAATGAGGAAATCGAACGCCTCCGACTGCGGGCAACATCGTCTCTGCTGACCAGACGTGATGTGATAATCGTTGCATCGGTATCGTGTATCTACAATATCGGTTCACCCGACGAAGTTAAAGAACTCGTGCTAATGATCGATAAGGGAAAAAGAAAAGAAAGAGACGAAATACTGAACATATTAGTGTCAATCCAGTACCGGAGAAATGATGTCGACTTTGCACGCGGTACCTTCCGTGTCCGTGGCGATACGATCGATATTCATCCCGCAGATGAAGAATACGGAGTAAGAATACAAAGCGTGGATGAAGTCGTTGATAGAATCCAAATATTTGACCCCTTAACAGGACATGTCACGGACGATCTTGAGAATATCGTCATATTCCCTGCAAAGCATTTCATCACAACACAGCCACGGATCGAGGAAGCATTAACAAATATCAGAACCGAACTCGAAGAGAGACTTGATAAGTTCAAGAAAGAAAACAAGCTGCTCGAGGCACAGCGCTTGCAGCAACGAACGAATTTCGATATCGAAATGCTCCTCGAACTTGGCTATTGCCCAGGAATCGAGAATTACTCAATGCATTTATCCGGTCGTCGGCCTGGGGAGAGACCTTTTTGTTTGATCGATTACTTCCCTGATGATTTCCTTGTCGTGATCGACGAATCGCATGTCACCATACCACAGATAAACGGAATGTACGAAGGCGATCACTCCCGCAAACTCACTCTGGTCGAACACGGGTTCAGACTGCCATCAGCACTAGAAAATCGACCGCTGAGATTCGATGAATTTGAATCTCTGATCAATCAGGCGATCTGCATATCGGCTACACCCGCAGATTGGGAAATCGCGAAGTCAGGTCATCAGGTCATCGAACAGATCGTTCGTCCAACGGGAATAATAGATCCGGTTGTCAGTGTCAAGCCAGCCAGCAATCAGGTAGATGATTTGCTGAATCAAATCAAAAAGAGAGTAGCACACAAGGAGCGTGTACTGGTGACAACTCTCACAAAAAGAATGGCTGAGGATCTCACCGAGTATTTGCATGAACTGGGACTGCGGGTGCGATACATGCATTCTGAAATAGGCGCCCTGCAGCGCGTAGAAATATTGCGGGGCCTCAGACTGGGCGAGTTCGATATCCTCGTCGGCATAAACCTGCTCAGGGAAGGACTGGATCTGCCTGAAGTCGCACTCGTTGCGATACTTGACGCGGATCGGGAAGGTTTCCTCCGCAGCGAACGGTCATTGATACAAACCGCCGGCCGCGCGGCACGTAACGTGCGCAGCGAGGTCATTATGTATGCCGATGAAATAACCGGGTCGATGCGAAATGCAATAAGGGAGATGGAAAGACGGCGGAGAAAACAAGTCAGATACAATGAGGAACATAACATTACACCCAGAAGTATTGTGAAAAGCCATGATGAAATATTGAGAGCGACCTCGGTGGCTGACCGCATTAGCCAGGAAAAGCGCAGAGAGGAAGGCGGTATGGAAGAACTAGGCCGTCTCTACAAGGACATGGAAGAAGCCGCGTCGCTTCTTGAGTTCGAGCAAGCCGCAGAAATACGAGATAAAATAAAAGCGATAAAGCGTAAAATGGAGATATATGAAAAGAAAAGACGGCAAAACAAGACAGATAGATAGAGAGGCAAAGCAATTTCAGACCATTGTCAAGAGAGCATTGAGAGAGGACATCGGTCGCGGTGATATCACAACGGATGCCATTATCCCGGAAACCGACCGGGCATTGGGTATCATTTTTGCCAAAGAAGAAGGAATACTATGTGGAGTCGACATCGCTCGAACCGTCTTCGAGCAGATCGACAACACGATCGATTTCCAGAAACAGCTGAATGACGGCAGCCAGCTCTCGCCAGGAGTTACGATCGCAATCCTGATCGGCAAAGCCGCCACTTGTTTGACCGGGGAAAGGACGGCGCTGAATTTTCTGCAGCATCTTAGTGGTATTGCCACCGTCACCAGGCAATTTGTCGACCGGGCAAAAGGTACAATCAAGATCCTTGATACAAGAAAAACAACACCCGGCCTGCGCCTCATGCAGAAATATGCAGTACGTGTTGGTGGCGGTTGGAATCATCGTTTTGGTCTATACGACATGGTTATGATCAAAGATAATCATATTCAACTCGCTGGCAGCATCAGTGAAGCAGTGAAACGTGTCCGCGGCAAAAAGAGGAAACAATTCATCGAAGTCGAAGTGCAGACGATCGAAGAACTGAGGGAAGCTATCGACTCAAATGTTGATCGAATAATGCTTGACAACATGCGTGCGGTCCAAATAACCAAAGCCGTTGATCTGATCCGCAGATCTGCACCTGATACTGAAATCGAACTCAGCGGCGGGATCGACCTCCAGAGCATCGGCGAGATTGCCACATCCGGTGCTGATTTTGTCTCCGTTGGTGCGCTGACCCACTCGGCGAAAGCCCTGGACATTGCGCTCAAGATGAAACCCCTTGGCCCCAAGGCCATTTGAATAAAACCTCCCAGGATTTTCTGTATTCACTGATCGACTACGAGAAAGTAGCCGGCTATGATTATGACCTGGATGCCTACAAGGATTTTCTCACTAATTTCGGTTCGCCAGAGCGTGGGCTACACAATGTAATCCTCATCGGTGGAACAAAAGGCAAAGGTTCAACTGCGGCCATAATGAGTGCCTCTCTGCAGAGCAGCGGATACCGGGTTGGTCTGTACACTTCACCTCACCTCAAAGATATCAACGAACGCATCAAAATCAACGGACAAAGCATCGGTAATTCTGAGTTCGACCGACAGTTACGGAGAATCATGCCCGCGGTGAAGAAGAAAAGGGGAGCAAGAAGTTTTTTTGAGGTCCTCACAACAGTGGCTTTTCTGCATTTTCTGGAAAAACGGGTTGATGTCACGGTGCTCGAAGTCGGCCTGGGTGGCCGCCTCGATGCAACGAATGCAACAAACCCACTGCTGTCGGTCATAACAAGGATAGGTTATGACCATACAAATCTGCTTGGCACAAGACTCGGGCAGATCGCTCAAGAAAAAGCAGGTATCATACGCGAGAACGGCACATTGATCACAACGCACCAAAGACCAGCAGCAGCGAAGGTATTGATGAAAGCCGCGAGAGCCAACAAAAGCAGGATAATCTTTGCCCACGAGCAGCACAAAATAGAAGCACTGAGGCAATCTATGGACGGTACTAAGATACGTGTCAGTGGCAAATTAGGCAGTTTCGATTTGTTTCTCCCCCTGGCCGGATCACACCAAATAGAGAACGCCTCGCTCTCCCTGGCTGCATTGTACGAACTCCGAACGCTTGGACTTCAGCTGCATATCGATGCAGTACGCAGTGGCATAGGCAAAACGTCTCTTCATGGCAGATTCGAAGTCGTATCAAAGAATCCTCTGATAATTTTTGACTGCGCTCATAACGAAGACTCATTCAGGGCGCTCGAACAGAATCTCACGGAGTTTAAGATAAAAGATTTCTACCTCGTTTTTGGGAGCAACCGTGACAAGGGCATAAAGTACTGCCTGAAGAGCATTTTTCCAAAAGCAAGAGAAGTATTTCTGGTCAAGGCAGACAATCCACGTGCTATCGAACCAGCGGCCATATCGGCGCAGGCGGGCAAATATCAAAAGAACATAACGATCGGGACTTCGGTAAAAGATGTCCTCAGCTTACTGTCTACGCGTCAAGAAAAGCCGGTAACGATTGTTATCGCTGGCTCCTTCTATCTCTGGCAAAAAAAGTGGATATAATGAAGTCCGGATTGAAGAGAATATTACTCGAGTTCTTTCTTTATCTTATTGTATTCTTCCCTGGTTATTTCACCGCTGGCGTAGCGTTTCTTTAAGATCTCAAGAGACGACTCTTCGCCTCCCTTTTTCATCCATTTATCTCCGCGTGCGACGAAATATATCACCACGCCGATCAAGACCAGTAATAGCAGCCACATAAATACACCTCCGTAACTCCACGGCATGTGATCCCATTCGTCCATCATGTGCCACCCTCTCGGATAGTAGCATGCCGATGACGCCATTAACACAAGTAAAAAGGATATCAATAATTTCATAATTTCCTCCTCATATTTCATCGAAGGCACGCTTCAATTTCGCTTCTACCGTGTCTGCCAGATCATGCAATGCCTCGTTCTGGACTATCGCCATTGCTTCGCTCGGTTTCATTACCCCGATCCACACCTGACCGTCTTTCTCATAAACGATAACATTACACGGTAGCAGCAAACCAATATTCCATTCTGCCGAAATGGCTTCATGTGCCAGTTTGGGGTTACATGCCCCAAGTATCATATATTTCGGGAAATCAATATTCAATTTCTCTTTGAACTTTGCCTGCGCATCGATGGTTGTTAATATCTTAAATCCCTCTTTCTTTAATTCCTTTTCAACTTTTTCAAGAGCATCATCGAATGCAAGATCCGTTGCTTTTACGAAACCATACTTCATACTTGCCTCCCGTATTATTATATACCTCACCTATGCCGCGTCAATGAATTTTCGAAGTGAAACTCCGCCAGCAATGCACCTACTTTGTGCTGAGCCGACCGTCACGAATCCCGACTGTCTCATCAACTGGTGAAATAACAACGATACCATCACCTTTGTAGCCAGTACGCGCGTTCTTAATGATTATATCGCGTATGCTGTCCACCTGGTCATCACTGCATACAATTTCGAGTTTGACCATAGTCGTATAAGTACCCGCGTGCGCCGACGATATTTCAAGATGATGCGGGTCAATCTCATCCCCCATCACGCGGATATCTATTGCTGTCAAGCGCGGAGCACCGATCTCTTTCAACGCATGGATGACCTTGTCAGACATGTAGGTCCGGACATAAGCTTTTATCTGCTTCACATAACCCCCTGATCTCCCGGCACGAACCCGTTGTCAACATTCCGAATACGCGCTCAATCACAACTGCGCCAACCTGGTCATTGCGCTACCCGTCGTTCCTTAATCCACGAATAGAGAACCGGTACCAGAATCAGATTGGCAAAAGTCGCACTCATGAGGCCACCGATTATTGGCGACGCCATGGGCTTGATCACCTCGGCACCGGCAGAAGTGAAGAACATAATAGGCATGAGAGCGAGAACCGTGGTGAGTACTGTCATCAATATTGGTCTGACGCGCAACAGACCACCCTCAATGACCATACCGCGCACCTCCTCCCTATTCAAAGGTCTTTTCCCTTCAAATATGTTCCTAAAAACCGCCATCAACACCACCGCGTTATCCGTGGCAACGCCAAAAAGCGCGATAAATCCTACCCACACGGCCGTCGAGAACTTAAAACCCAGAAGGAAAAGAGGAATTACACCTCCGACAAGCGCAAACGGAAGTCCCAATGCTACGATAAAAACAGAAGACACATCTTTGAAAGCCATGTAGAGTAACAGTAATATTACAGCCAGGCAAATCGGCAGAACGACCGCCAATCTGTTTCTCGCTTCGACCTCAGATTCAAACTGACCACTCCAGCTCATGTAATATCCTGGAGGAATCTCGAGATCCCCGCTGGCGATCTTGTCTTCGACCGCCCTCTGGGCATCTCGGACAAAATCAACGAGACCAACCAAGTCCTGATCGACATTTATGAACACCCTGAAATATGGTACGGTGTTTTCTGATTGTATCATTGCCGGGCCCAGAGTTTTCCTGAAATTCACCAACAGGCCCATGGGTACGTGAGCACCACTCGGAGTCGGTATGAGAAGGTCCGCCAGACTCTCGGGGCTGTCACGAAAATCGCGCATGTACCGCACGCGTACAGGATATCTCTCTCTCCCTTCGACTGTGTGAGTGATATTCATTCCGCCGATTGCCATTGCGATAATATCCTGGACCGTGCCCAGGTTCACGCCGTAGCGCGCGATCTGCTCACGGTTTATCTCGATCTCAAAATAAGGACGATTGCCGATCCTTTCTGCATAAACGCTTGCCGCACCCTTCACCGCAGAAACTATTGCTTCAAGTTCAGTTGCAATCTGTTCAACAACTTTCAGATCAGGACCAAAGACCTTCATGCCAACCGGGGTCTGAATGCCGGTTGCCAGCATGTCGATCCGATTACGTATGGGCTGTGTCATGATCGGACTCACCCCAGGTATTCTCGTCTTCGACTGGATTTCGTTGATCAACTTTTCCCGCGTCATCCCTTTGCGCCACTGGCTTTCCGGCCTGAGATGTATTATTGTTTCGATCATCGTTATCGGTGCAGGATCGGTTGATGTTTCTGCACGGCCGAGTTTGCCTACCACCCATTCCACCTCTTCAGCAAAATCATTTTTTATTATGATATCCTGCTTGCGCATAATTTCCATAACCTGGGTAAGAGATGCCCCCGGCAACAAAACAGGCATAAATAACAAATCGCCTTCGTTCAATGGCGGCATGAATTCCTGCTTGACGAAAAATGATGTGGCCAAACCAACGGACAGGAAGATCAGAAAAAACAGCAGAACTAAACGCTTGTGCTGAAGCGACCATTTGATTACCGGATGGTAAAGTCTTCTAAGCGTTCTCGATACCACATTCTCGTCGGGCAATCGTAACCGGCCGCGTATCAGGTAATATGCGAGTGTCGGCAGAAGACAGACCGCGATCAATGCCGCTCCGACCATGGCAAATGTCTTGGTGTAGGCAAGAGGCCTGAAAAGCCTGCCCGCCTGCCCCGTCAGCACGAATACGGGGATGAAACCGATGATCGTTGTGAGGAGTGCAAAGAAAACAGGACGGCCGACTTCCTTTGCACCATCAACACATAATTCCAGACGCTCGCTCTTACTCAATGAGCTTCGCTTTTGCCGCTCAGCGACCTTCCGGTAAATATTCTCGACCAGTACCGAACCGGCATCGACCATGACGCCGATTGCTATGGCAATGCCCCCAAGCGACATGATGTTGGCATCAATGCCAAAAACGCGCATCAGAATGAACGATATCAGAACACCGAGCGGTAAGACCGCGGAGATTATCATACCCCCAAAGAAATGAAATAGGAAAACAACGATCACGAAAATTGTGATCAGGATTTCCTGCAATAGTGCATCTCTCAGCGTATTGGTTACCCTGCCGATCAGTCCAGTGCGGTCATAAAATGCAACAATGCGCACTCCAGACGGCAACCCCACACTCAACTCCTCTATCTTGTCTTTGACACCTTTGATGACCCGTACTGGATTCTGACCATGGCGCATGACCACGACGCCACCGGTGACCTCGGTGCCAGCTCGATCCAGAGCGCCCCTCCTGAAATCAGGGCCGATAGTCACCACACCAATATCTCGGACATAAACCGGTACGCCTTCATGCGCAGCTATCGCAATATTCTCTATGTCTTCAAGTTTCTTGATGAAACCAACACCCCTGATAATGAATTCGACTCCTCCCGTCTCAAATACCTTTGCTCCCACATCGATATTCGACCTTTTAACCGCATTTATGACTTCAAGTGCAGTGATATGGTAATGTGCTAGCCGGTAGGGGTCGATATCGATTTGATACTGCCTAACATATCCACCAACCGATGCTACTTCTGACACTCCGCTCACTGCGTTCAGGCCGTAGCGGACATACCAGTCTTGAATACTGCGCAATTCGCCAAGGTCATAGGTAGAACTTACCAGCTCTTTGCCATCTTGAGGGCAATGACCGGGATGTGCGTATGATTCTTGCGGATGGTCAGAACAGTAATAGCCATTCTCAACAGTGTACCAGAATATCTGACCCACTGCAGTAACATCAGGGCCAAGGGAAACCTTTGCATCAGCGGGCAGGTCGGTAGTGGCGAAATTCAATCTCTCAAGCACCCTGGTCCGTGCCCAGTAGAAATCCACGCCTTCCCTGAAAATAAGATTAACCATGCCAAAACCGAATGCCGAAGAGGACCTGATGGTCTTAACGCCCGGAGTGCCCATCAATTTTGTGGTTAATGGATACAGAACTTGATCTTCGATATCTTTCGGGCTACGCCCAGTCCATTCCGCATAAACGATGACCTGTAGATCGCCAATATCGGGGATCGCGTCTATAGGCGTGTTACGAAATGATAATACACCCCAGATGAGGATCAGTACAAATGCACCGATGACCAGAAATCTGTTTCTCAGACAAATGTCTATTAGTCTTTCTATCATCTACCCACGAACCTCAATGTTGATGACCCAGTGGTGGCCGCTCATTCTCTTCAACGCCCAGTGCACCACCATACCCGATCGCGGCCAAACCACTCAACCTGCTCTCAGAGTCAACCAGGAAATTTCCGTTGATCACAATCGTCTCATTCTCGGCCAATCCTTCGATCACTGGGTAGTAGTGAACAGGGGCATCTCCAACGTGGGCAACTGTTTTCGGTCCTAAATTTACAGCACGAGGTTGAAACTTCCCGTCGCCGAGATACGCCCACACAACCTGCCGTGTACCACTATTCAAAACGGCCTCCGCGGGTACGGCCAGCACCATTTCCGGATCGTCCGCCATATTCCCGCGGAATGGTGCATTGATCCTGGCTTCTACAAACATACCGGGGGTCAACACAGGTTCAACACGGTCCAGTCGTATTCTGATGGTTGCGGAACGCTTTCGGGAATCAAGAATTTTGCTGATTGATTCTACCCTGCCTTTCAATTCCATCCCGGGAAGCGCACTCGACACCACGACCGCCTCCTGACCTCTTCTGATCCAGGCAATATCGGACTCATATGCATCGGCGTACACCCAACTCGCTACATCCGGGAGGACTAGAGACCTGTCAATATTCCTTGTTCTTTTCAAAACCCTTATCTCATCATCATCCATACCAAGCACTTTGAGCTTATATTCAGAACCCTGGATAAGGCGGGTAGCCCGCTCCATGGCAACTGCATCACCTTCGCCGATCATTTCACTCATATGGAGGGCGTTTACATACTCCTCTTGAGCCGTCACCAACTCAGGATCGAAAGCCACCTTGCCGACCAGGTGTAGTTCACGGTGCAGGTGTTGTCGCTTCACCTGTGCCAAACTGATGCCTGCAAGCTCGATCGCGCGGTCGTCCAGGTGGAGCATGTTACCCGCATCACTTCGTTCATAGACCGGAATCAAAGCCATGCCGCAAATCGGACAAGCCCCCTCTTCATCAGACCTGACCTCCGGATGCATCGTGCATGTCCAGTATTGTACTTCAGAATCCGAGTGCGTTTCAACTTTCTGCATCTGTTCATGTGACATGTTCGTGATATATTTCTCTGGATTCTTAATGAATTGTTCGTCACAACCAGGGCAGCACATATAATACAACTCATCCTTGTATTTAATAACGGGCGTGGATTCATTTATCACGAACGAATCACCAGCCACTATACACAAGGCCTTTGTGCCTATCAGCTTTTTGTCCAACTCCACCTTCTGTGCTTTTTCACCAAAGGAAAGCACAAAAAAGGACGCGCCGACAAGTGCAACGAAGAGGATTACTGCTATGGTCTTTATTGACATGAAACCTCCTTTTTCTAATTTGAGCGTCCTATCACCTGCTCCAGCTCGGCGCTAGCCATAAATAACATCGCCTGAGCCTCTTCATAATCATATTCAGCCTGGACAAGTGATCTTTCACTCTCCAGCACGATCTGAAAATCAATTCTGTTCAGTTCATATGCGGCAAATGCCGACTTCAATGCGGTCTCGGCCTGTGGCAGGACCGAGTTTTTATAAAGATCCACGGCTCGTCGATATTTCTCAACCCGGGTTCTTGCCTCCTTCACATCCAAAAGAATTGCATTTTCGACCATCTCATAGCGTGCCCCGGCGCTGCTCACCAATGAATTTGCCTCCCGTACCATTTCTCTCTGCTTACCCAAGAACCATATGGGCACACTGAAACCTATCATGTACTTACTGTTGCGCATATTATTATCCATTAATTCCTGAGTATATCTGAACGTCAGGTCTGGGAGATAGGTCTGCCTCGCAATAGACAGTGCCAGTTGCGCTTCCTTGCGTTTCAGATCAAATGCCTTCAACCTCGGTTGGTTTTCCCTTGCCATCTCATACAATACGGGCAACGGAAGTGTATCGACTTGTTGAACAGGCTTGGCCAGTACAGGAAGGTTATTGTCGAGGTCGCGGTTGAGCAGCGTGTTCAGATATGACTCGATAATACTGAGGTCATCATTCAATGACATCAGCTGATTCTCGGCTCTTGCCAGTTCGACCTGCGAAATCAATACCTCTGCCTGGGAAGCCTCATTTATTGAATACTTCTGCCTTGCAGCGCTATAGATCTGCTGTAAGAAAGCTATG
This portion of the candidate division WOR-3 bacterium genome encodes:
- a CDS encoding bifunctional folylpolyglutamate synthase/dihydrofolate synthase, producing MNKTSQDFLYSLIDYEKVAGYDYDLDAYKDFLTNFGSPERGLHNVILIGGTKGKGSTAAIMSASLQSSGYRVGLYTSPHLKDINERIKINGQSIGNSEFDRQLRRIMPAVKKKRGARSFFEVLTTVAFLHFLEKRVDVTVLEVGLGGRLDATNATNPLLSVITRIGYDHTNLLGTRLGQIAQEKAGIIRENGTLITTHQRPAAAKVLMKAARANKSRIIFAHEQHKIEALRQSMDGTKIRVSGKLGSFDLFLPLAGSHQIENASLSLAALYELRTLGLQLHIDAVRSGIGKTSLHGRFEVVSKNPLIIFDCAHNEDSFRALEQNLTEFKIKDFYLVFGSNRDKGIKYCLKSIFPKAREVFLVKADNPRAIEPAAISAQAGKYQKNITIGTSVKDVLSLLSTRQEKPVTIVIAGSFYLWQKKWI
- a CDS encoding SHOCT domain-containing protein, with protein sequence MKLLISFLLVLMASSACYYPRGWHMMDEWDHMPWSYGGVFMWLLLLVLIGVVIYFVARGDKWMKKGGEESSLEILKKRYASGEITREEYNKIKKELE
- a CDS encoding DUF302 domain-containing protein; amino-acid sequence: MKYGFVKATDLAFDDALEKVEKELKKEGFKILTTIDAQAKFKEKLNIDFPKYMILGACNPKLAHEAISAEWNIGLLLPCNVIVYEKDGQVWIGVMKPSEAMAIVQNEALHDLADTVEAKLKRAFDEI
- a CDS encoding P-II family nitrogen regulator — its product is MKQIKAYVRTYMSDKVIHALKEIGAPRLTAIDIRVMGDEIDPHHLEISSAHAGTYTTMVKLEIVCSDDQVDSIRDIIIKNARTGYKGDGIVVISPVDETVGIRDGRLSTK
- a CDS encoding CusA/CzcA family heavy metal efflux RND transporter, with amino-acid sequence MIERLIDICLRNRFLVIGAFVLILIWGVLSFRNTPIDAIPDIGDLQVIVYAEWTGRSPKDIEDQVLYPLTTKLMGTPGVKTIRSSSAFGFGMVNLIFREGVDFYWARTRVLERLNFATTDLPADAKVSLGPDVTAVGQIFWYTVENGYYCSDHPQESYAHPGHCPQDGKELVSSTYDLGELRSIQDWYVRYGLNAVSGVSEVASVGGYVRQYQIDIDPYRLAHYHITALEVINAVKRSNIDVGAKVFETGGVEFIIRGVGFIKKLEDIENIAIAAHEGVPVYVRDIGVVTIGPDFRRGALDRAGTEVTGGVVVMRHGQNPVRVIKGVKDKIEELSVGLPSGVRIVAFYDRTGLIGRVTNTLRDALLQEILITIFVIVVFLFHFFGGMIISAVLPLGVLISFILMRVFGIDANIMSLGGIAIAIGVMVDAGSVLVENIYRKVAERQKRSSLSKSERLELCVDGAKEVGRPVFFALLTTIIGFIPVFVLTGQAGRLFRPLAYTKTFAMVGAALIAVCLLPTLAYYLIRGRLRLPDENVVSRTLRRLYHPVIKWSLQHKRLVLLFFLIFLSVGLATSFFVKQEFMPPLNEGDLLFMPVLLPGASLTQVMEIMRKQDIIIKNDFAEEVEWVVGKLGRAETSTDPAPITMIETIIHLRPESQWRKGMTREKLINEIQSKTRIPGVSPIMTQPIRNRIDMLATGIQTPVGMKVFGPDLKVVEQIATELEAIVSAVKGAASVYAERIGNRPYFEIEINREQIARYGVNLGTVQDIIAMAIGGMNITHTVEGRERYPVRVRYMRDFRDSPESLADLLIPTPSGAHVPMGLLVNFRKTLGPAMIQSENTVPYFRVFINVDQDLVGLVDFVRDAQRAVEDKIASGDLEIPPGYYMSWSGQFESEVEARNRLAVVLPICLAVILLLLYMAFKDVSSVFIVALGLPFALVGGVIPLFLLGFKFSTAVWVGFIALFGVATDNAVVLMAVFRNIFEGKRPLNREEVRGMVIEGGLLRVRPILMTVLTTVLALMPIMFFTSAGAEVIKPMASPIIGGLMSATFANLILVPVLYSWIKERRVAQ